CTTTCtactttattattataaaaaaaaacaagcacgGAAAAATTATAACATCTTTATGTGTTCACACAAATGGtaaatttgtaatattaaaatgatttgtgAATAAAgaggtaaagatgttttttgtttttgtattattattattaagctttttttatttaaaacgtaATGGGAATAGAAAGATCAATTTCAGGCAGATATCAGACTACAATTCTTTCAAAACACATTTCATAAAAGGTGTTCTTTACTTATTGTAAAATTCGTGCAAGatgaaaacatacatgtaccagtcacaatgaaaattcatttcaaaaagtACCATCTCATCTGAATTCTTCTGTGTAAAACTTTGTATTTTCATTAGTCCACAAGCATTAAAACACGGAAACGACTTTGCAATTAATATAAGGTGTTGaagtatataaattattttctgcCTATTTCTGGTCTATTTTTATTGCTCAGGACAAGCGAGGTAATTCTAAGTTTGATCATTGAAGTTTTGAACAGTTTCAGTAAACTGGTATTGATACCAGCGCCATATGGAATACTAAAATGGGGGGTAGTAGGGGTGCACGTCAAACAACACCTTCCCACTTATCCTTATTTATAAGTAATGTTTGTGTGATAAAGAAGTTTATGTTAAATTTTAGATAGGCAATTAgcatttaaaatcataaaatacatgTGTACCTTTCCTCAACTTTCATGCATATAGTTTATACAGTATTGTTTGAATTGTTTAATTAATGGTTATTTATCAGTGCAAGTTTTAGAACATTGAATCAGTGTTTTTGTTGTTCCATCATATATGTGTGGTATACATCAAAGAGAGTAGCCCTTATTGTGGGTTATGCAAAAAGATGGACAAGAACATATTTTAGTGTTTAAGAAATGGGTTGGTCCAAAAAAGTATATTAAAGTTTCCTCAcaaatgattttgatttaacTGGAAATCTGATAAAGCAATgtcaatataattatgtacgTGGCAAACAGGAGGCTAGACATGGGCGTTGATATGTGATGAATTTATGCTTTGATCGAAAGAAATCACCAGAGTACATATTTAAACTGATGTATCAACATAAAAGTAAGAAAGATAGGAAACAAGGCACCATTAAATGTGGTTCCAACAAATGTTTAATGGAAGCCTGGGccttgattatatataaataagattTTGTTGAATCATTAAGAGTTTTGGTTGTTAAAAACCCAGGAATCCCACAGCGTTGGTTGGATATACGAGAAAGTTTTGACGATAATTCCCTTGCCACTATATGGAATGTAGGCTCTTTTGTGTTCTGGAATCAATTGTTTGGAGGTCCAAGGGCCTTCCTACTTTGCCCGGGCAATAATTAGAGGATGTTCGCTTTCCTCGTAACTGACACGTATGGCATTATCCGGAATATTACTTCCAGATGTTGATACTCACATTGCCACTCTATTTGtctgtaataaataattatcGATTGTTATTATCCTTTCATTTGAAgctttagaaaaaaacattttttaaggaGAGAAAAACATACAGTAAATCTTGTGTAAAAGTACAGTGTAACTAGAGAATGAAATTGTGCTTAATGGTTAGTCGTGTTGCTGACGGAATGCAAAAATGACTGTGTACCACATGACTGGAGGCATTTGACCACGCTTTATTTATTCAGCCTATTTTGTTGAATTCCTATTCTATTTTCTTTGTTGAATTTCTTTATGTTTTGTAATGTTTGCAAGTTTAGCCGgggctaattttttctgccctagatttttgaatgaaattttttacaagaatttctagtgatataataattattttaagataaaaaaaaagaagacatttaacacaccgtttgtttaaggggtcatctcaaagtttgttaatttttaacataggaccctatgggattttgcttaaaatgtaccaaatttgcacattttttaaacttctgccctagggatttctttttttgttctacatattaaagttattgctaaaaggtatcaaattgtcaaataaaaaaaaccttttacctcctggtttgttccaggggtcttatcaaagttattttttgtacgcCCAATTTCCAAGTTTGTCAGATAATTGCTATTTTTTATTCgacaaagacggaaatggtgatctttattgtgttattaaaacattacgacatatttaagtaataaatcaatatataacatcacatattaagggtaattaatataaaatacattgttaatgtcttgaaataaatgaatgaagcgatatttaggcgggttaagaaaacgtgacagagggttaggcttgctgaaccctcttcacgttttcgacccgagcccaaaaatagcttatacttcgagatatttatgtttattccacaatataatatcaattttacacatcaaacgagctattttcaacaaatttcgcggAATATCTgtagttgaaactatcacgccatggcgtcaacaaagcaaaaagatgacgtcacaatacaaatgaaacgctgcgcgaaagcgtgcgtactcgttctgtactcggcctcgttaatatAGTGTTGTTCttaatttgtcatttatatcttttttttctcagcTAAATAACTCTCAAAATAAGTAAACGTAATTGTCGTTATCTTATTGTATAACCAAAAGAGGTATATCACATGACACTTTTTTACCACTATTTCGCATACACTTGAGTTTGAAcgaaaagaaacttttttttacttaaaaatatgtcaaaGTTCATACATTTATAAAGCTTATAAACTGGTTTGTCATTAATTCGGAAAACCTTCATCTTCATTTTATTATGTTATAAGTGGAAAAAAAAAGCACAAAATTTTTATGCTTGGGGAAATCGATCCAGCGACGCAAAAATCAAACCCACGGTTACCATTAGGCCACGCATACATTTAATTATTAAGATGACTTTTTAATACCTGTGGCTATATACATGGATGTTTAAGAAAAGTCACTGTTGAAATAGTTGTCTAGATACCaagttatatcaaattcaaatcaatgtacATGCACATTGATACCCGtacaacataattttaatcCGATTGTTTTGGTTTAAAGAGGTTCCAATGTTCAAATATCTAACTGTTTTTGCTTATTAACTATTTTCCGATATATTTCCAACAAAACCTTAACACTTTATTAATATAGTGTAGAATATCTAGGACTCATTTAAGTTGTTGATAGTGTAatttatgttattgttttttaaataaattcaaataaatattgtgtCAAATTTAAAAGGTCTCATTTTTTGCAAAAGCGCTACAATGTTTGCGAAATTGTATAATAAGTGCGTTATACCCTTTTCtgcattgattatttttaatcagAACAGCATAGTGTGTCCTGCTTTAGcagttaaacatttttaatttcttgaaaactaaatgtacattgtcaATTCTGTTTATATGGTATTGTGTATCTTTGTGGAAAGGTGGTCCAGGATGCAGGACAAAAACATGCAAGATAAGATGTTGACCTTTTGTTTATCATACTGTTTGTTATTATCTTTTGTAATAAAACCCCTTAACAAATCttgcacaaaaatcaatgtCTTCAGATATGTATAAGTTAAACAAGCATTATCTTTCTAATCGAAGATTTAGGGACTTTTGTGCAGTTAAATAACAAATGTTTGGAGCATAATGTGTTATATTCTTCAAAGTTTGCAATATAACATTTGTACAAATtaagttttcttattttataaaCGGTCAAATTTTAATCATCTTAAAACTAtgagttttatcaaatttaaacagATGATGAAATATAAAACTCACCCGGTGAGTTctctttttttgaaaaagaaaaaagaaaaccaaggATTGCCTTAAATGATGACAGTGTCTTTGTGATTCATTAAAAGTTTCATATATAACAATAGACAATGCTTAACGTTTAATGATATATCAAGCGATCTGATTTTCGAAACCATTCCCTGTATAGCCTTGTTAGattgttttacatatatacGATTTTTTTCACAACTCCCATATTCctgaattcatttcatttaaaaactaaataagtGCACCAATATTCATCAAGGTGGCTTACCCATAGTTAAGAAAtctgcaaaataaataaaagccaTCTTACTGCTTTAAAAAACCTAAACAAGCACCAACTTCAGACAACGATAGCTAATTGCCAACATATTTCTTgctagagaagaaaatttatcCACGCACAGGTTcaaaaacattaacattttaaaagcattCGGCGTTCGGTTCACTATAAATAGGGGATATATCGTGTGAAATTTACCTCTTATTAGCCAACTATTACGACTGACAACTTAAGCCCTTGTGTGTTCTGTTTCAAAGATACCTGCAGGCATGTCCACGAAGCTATCTTAGGACTATTTTATATCCTAAGTACATCTTAGGATACGTCTTagtcttaaaggggcatggtcacgtttttggtcaaaaatcattttttgattttaatgtttacaatgcccCAGTAAGGCTTTTTTAATAGGCAAgcaaaatttgagagtcatttgttgagttataagcgagttacagagcttacgattcttcgctatgtaaacaaatcttttgtttacattttgagtattgaagtgaaaattcccgttttaaacctaaaatgaatgttttaatggttaggaactgtttatttatgtttaaaatgaataaaaagatagacaaatcagcttgagaaaaactttttactagtatattgaacctatgtaaaaaaaaaaaatacaggacacgagccttgtttacatgacgaagaattgtaagccctgtatcttgcttaaaactcattgaCTGGCACcctttcatttgattattagaaatgcatttctaaagcattttagataataaaaacagaaaaataaaatttgaccaaaatcgtgaccatgcccctttaagtctGTTTCTCGAAGCTATCCTAAATTTAGGAACCGCCATAACTTTGCCCTAACTTTAGGACATAACTTACCTTGTCCTAGGACCATCCTAAGGctgtaaaatcaaatttttgggAATATTGGGACTgttgtaaagattttttgaaGACCGGCagaataaagcaatattttttaaagttccaGCATATCCGAAAAAACTCAAACTCCCAATCCgggagaaggggggggggggctaagtcaTTTAGTCTATCATGTATgctcattttaacaaaattatgtgGAGAGAGACCCCAAACTCTCATCCCCCTTCCCGTTGCTAAATGCCTGCCTTTAAGCAATTTATTTTAACGCATGCGCAAATACTGTCTCTGTATTCTTAACATCTACAATGTACACTACGTGagatacattttttgttttgattcttttgttaatttttcaaatatccttgcctaaaaagtaaatttacatcggctaatttttatcacttcattcagaaaaaaaaatctgaaaaatttcgTTGAAATGTTGAAAACACTGAATTTATGTCTTTTGGAGATATATTATgacttatttcttatttaatatgttcGTGTATTCTATTTTTTGCAGATTAAAGGGAAAATGGTTGtgtttgtacatgtgtttattCTACATGTAACGTTAAATTCTAAGACAAGCGCGTatttatgtattacatgtacttgaatgaCATGATTATCAAATGTTGATTTACACTCAACGAATGCACAGgtgttgtttaaataattacttGCTTTGTAAGCTATTTCTGTCcggatacatattttctttttttttgttttttttttactaaattgtTATTAGacactgatatatatatatttaagtatttgtaaatttttaaaaatgtatacattaaaCTTACTGGTTTTAGACATATTGTTTTAACTACCGACACTTACACTTTTCTATGGCAAACTGGTTAATGATTTATCTCCACAAAAGTCTCTCAAAATCGatctatataaataaaaatgtaaagtaagaaggttaggatatcctaacATAAGATGTTCCTATGTTACCGTCGAGCTACATTTCAAGACGTGTTCTAAGTTGATCTTAGGACGTTCCTAACTTTTTTCctaagtcatatcttaggaacacacttaggtcatatcttaggaaagtttcgtgaacatgcctgctgaTATTTATCGGCTCATAAATTTGATTTGTCATCGCAAATGATTCTaggaataaaattgaaaaaaaaatgccttagtgtcaatttattgaaatttttctgTGAATAAAGTTGCTGCAGCTATATTCAACATTGTTCAGCTATACTGTGAGCGAAAAAAAACCCGTTAACCTGAATAATGAAAAGTTGAgaaattatatgataaatataataaattttgtttaaacagaTAATCATTACCTACCTTAACTAAAACCTGTGTTTTTATTAGCATTTATATGGTTAAACctatcattttaaaagtttgataggttttttttgtaagttttgCATGGCGTATTGTGTCCAGTTTTAGAGTTCGTAAGGAAgtgtaatatgttttaattaatttttattaaatgatcacgtattgatgattttttaaaagtgaagaaAAACTTCTTTCTAACaatattctgaaataaaaaggGAATTCTATATAAATTGTCCTTTACATTGCTACGTTTTGTAAGCCatgtacaatgctttaggaaatGAGAGTGAAAGATGTGCCTCAATTGTACTATGTACGGTGCATATCCAAAAATTTGACAAGAGTACTATTTGCTTCTATCTTTCGTCGGTTTTTAGAATGATGAAACTAGCACATTCCTTTTATTGGGATGTGTTTTTTCTCTATGTAGATTGCAAGAAGGTGATGATGAACTTCTGGGACGCATTTATATTATACGCCTCAGACACTTTACCTAGTGTAATCGACTTTTAGGATATACAAGCTATGATACGTTTAAATTATGtatgacagtgaaaacacacGCATGCTTTTTGTTTTCTTACGTTACACATAAGCtgtaagttatttatttttctcccAGGACAGAAATACCTTTTCTAAAAGCAATATATCTTGTgacattaaatgttttatcaaaatttgattgttacaagcgaaatacaaatgtaacaaatatttataaggTTTACAAAGTTCGAGAAAAAAAGCTCTATGTATATaatgtgttatttttaatttaataggCCGTATACAAACACTTTTaactttttcaatattttcaatgatataatttacaaacacttaaagaaaacttttaaccTTTTTCATTTACAGCGTAATGTTTTTTCTTCGCACAATGATATGCAAAAGAATCTGAAACTTTagccatttttattttgtatatcaaATGTATTGATATTGATGTCTGCTTTTTTATTTGGAAGAGCATTACTTATGTAATTAAGATAGTTCTTTTCCTTAAACAATTCCTTTTGATCTCTCCAAGCTACTTGATTTGACAGAGGACTTCGTATTCTTTTGTGGTGTGCTCTTTCAGCCCGTATCCAATGTAAGCAACCTTATAGCGAGTGCTAATTTTACCCGGAATCAGACCTCCGGCGTGATTAGCCCGTCCCACGTACAGATCTTTGTCTGTTTTGAAGGCGTTGTCGGGGACGTTTCCGCCAGATGCTTGCTTCCAATCTAAGAATCCCAGGGCGTTAATCGGATATACGAGAACCTCGTAATCTTTAATGATGAATTCCTTGCCGTTGTAAGGGATATAAGCTCCTTCAAGGTGAGATCCGCATTTTCCGGGGGTCCATGTGCCTTCCTTCTTTGCCCGGGCAATAAACAGAGGATTTCCGTTCTCCTCGTATCCGGCACGTATGGCATTTTCCGGAATATGACTTCCGGATATTGATACCCACACTGCCATTCTTTTTCTCtgtaatatataattaacattaaaattcgCACTGTTGTAACTATCTTTGCATTGTAGTTGtagaaataaatgtattcaaGGCAAAgtaaacatcaaataaattttgtgttAAGGTAACCAGATTTTCTACAAACCTTCTTCCTAATAAATACTTACGAGAGAATGAAATTATGCTTAATGATTATTCATGTTGATGACTGAATGCGAGATTGTCTGTGTACCACCTGACTTGGGATATTTAACCCCGCTTAATTTCGTTGTATTCCAtcgtattttcttttttaattttgttatgttttttaatatatgcAAGGTTCGTTTGAATGGAGTGTTGTTGGcttatttcttcattttttgggATCATATATCTCTTATTTTCTTTCAGCTAAATAACTCGCAAAATAAGCAAGCGCAACGTTTTTTGATGATCTTATTGTAAAccattgtaataaaaagaaCGTCCAAAAACGATATATCACATAGCGCCTTTTACCGATACTTCGCATACGCTCGTGTACAAAAAAATAGATTTGGGTTATTTATTCATTCAGAAATTGTATCATAATTTCAGGGAACCTACATAGAGAAATGAATGGAGAGAAGTCTATATAAAGTTAGTTGATATTCTGAACCGCGATTACTTCTAGCAAAATGCAATGAATTTAAGTGAAGACAGAATGTAGTGTTATTGGAGAGATGTTTTTGTATTTATGCGATCATACTCAGAATTATACAATaggatttgatattttaaaaaacatcaaaGCAGCAGATAagataaaattatcatgaacTTTCTATTCTTATAATGTTCTgagtgaaaagaaaaaatatattaactacTTGGGAAAATCGATCCAGCTATCGGAAAATCAAAATACCTAGGCGTTACCACTAGGCCACGCATGCATCACATTATTAGGATTAACTTTCAATAAATGTGGCTATATACGTGAATGTTTTAGAAAAGTCATTAATTGGAAGATTTATATTATTACAATGTTACGACCGCCCAAAATTAATTCTAGGTTAACGTCACTTCAAAATACCAAACCTTTGCCGTAGggaaataaaactaaaacaaacaaaattttcaaacaattgatttcttttcatttgcatttaaacaaatacattGCGTATTCAAGCTACATACAGACTACCTCAGTCTTTAATAGTTAACTTTCTTATTTAATCCTATTGAGTATCTGAGTTATAGTCCATAATGTGCTCTAAACATTTGAATTTCTACAGATTACAGTATTTCAGTACAATTAAAGTTGAAacgatcaaattaaaatggtggTTTGTTTGAGTTTTTTACACCAAATTTCTCCGCCTGAAGGTTACGTTAAAAACAGAATTAAATTTGGCCTTAACCAAAGgcaattcaatgaaaatatgtacTACAATACTcgtagaacataattttaattgtatttctttGGCTTAAAGTGGATCCAAATACTCAAATATCTTACTCTTTTCATTACATACtattttcctatatatatatttttttatcaaaacgaACATTTTATTACTCTTGTGTGAAACAACTATGACTCCTTTAACCTAATAATTGTGTaattttatctttctttaaataaatcaaattaaatattgtataaaattgaaattgtctCATGTTTGCAAGAGCGCTATAATGTTGGCGAAATCGTACATAAAGTTCGCTATACCTCTCTCTggattgatttaatttttatcaaaacagaTTTAAACATAGTTTCTTTTATCCCCACTcccatatttttaaattcattttattttaaaactaccTATGCATCTAAATAATCACTGAAATA
This genomic window from Magallana gigas chromosome 5, xbMagGiga1.1, whole genome shotgun sequence contains:
- the LOC105327353 gene encoding natterin-4-like, whose protein sequence is MAVWVSISGSHIPENAIRAGYEENGNPLFIARAKKEGTWTPGKCGSHLEGAYIPYNGKEFIIKDYEVLVYPINALGFLDWKQASGGNVPDNAFKTDKDLYVGRANHAGGLIPGKISTRYKVAYIGYGLKEHTTKEYEVLCQIK